A window of the Triplophysa rosa linkage group LG23, Trosa_1v2, whole genome shotgun sequence genome harbors these coding sequences:
- the fen1 gene encoding flap endonuclease 1, whose protein sequence is MGIHGLAKLIADHAPSAIKEQDMKNFFGRKIAIDASMCMYQFLIAVRQDGNVLQNEDGETTSHLMGMFYRTIRILESGIKPVYVFDGKPPQLKSGELEKRGERRAEAEKLLAQAQEAGEQENIDKFSKRLVKVTKQHNEECKRLLTLMGVPYIEAPCEAEASCAALVKTGKVYATATEDMDGLTFGTSILLRHLTASEAKKLPIQEFHFSRILQEMGLTHQQFIDLCILLGCDYCGTIKGIGPKRAIDLIKQHGSIEEILDNIDPNKHPAPEEWLYKEARDLFLEPEVVDCGTLELKWNEPDEDGLIQFMCAEKQFSEDRIRNGCKKITKSRQGSTQGRLDTFFTVTGSISSKRKEPETKGSAKKKQKTSATPGKFKKGK, encoded by the exons ATGGGAATTCACGGACTTGCAAAGCTCATTGCAGATCACGCGCCTTCAGCTATCAAGGAGCAAGACATGAAAAACTTCTTTG GACGGAAGATTGCCATCGATGCATCCATGTGCATGTATCAATTTTTGATCGCGGTCAGACAGGACGGTAATGTTTTGCAGAATGAAGACGGAGAGACCACTAG CCACCTCATGGGCATGTTCTACAGGACCATCCGAATACTGGAGAGTGGCATCAAGCCGGTTTACGTGTTTGATGGTAAACCTCCTCAGCTGAAGTCAGGAGAG ctggagaagagaggagagagacgaGCAGAGGCTGAGAAACTTCTAGCTCAGGCACAAGAAGCAG GTGAACAGGAGAACATTGACAAGTTTAGCAAGCGACTAGTGAAGGTCACCAAACAGCACAATGAGGAATGCAAGAGGCTGCTTACTCTAATGGGTGTGCCGTACATCGAG GCTCCATGTGAAGCTGAGGCTAGCTGTGCTGCTCTGGTGAAGACAGGGAAGGTGTACGCCACAGCGACGGAAGATATGGACGGTCTGACATTTGGAACCTCAATCCTGCTGAGGCACTTAACAGCCAGTGAAGCAAA AAAGCTTCCAATCCAAGAGTTTCATTTCAGTCGAATTCTGCAGGAAATGGGTCTGACACACCAGCAG TTCATTGACCTATGTATCCTGCTGGGATGTGACTACTGTGGTACTATAAAAGGAATCGGGCCCAAGAGAGCTATCGACCTTATTAAACAGCACGGCTCTATTGAAGAGATTCTCGATAACATCGACCCAAAT AAGCACCCAGCACCAGAGGAGTGGTTGTATAAAGAGGCTCGAGATCTGTTCCTAGAACCCGAGGTTGTGGACTGCGGTACTCTTGAGCTCAAGTGGAACGAACCCGATGAGGATGGACTGATTCAGTTTATGTGTGCTGAGAAGCAGTTCAG TGAAGACCGTATTCGTAACGGCTGCAAGAAGATCACGAAGAGCAGACAAGGAAGCACCCAGGGCAGACTCGACACATTCTTCACGGTTACTGGATCAATCTCCTCCAAACGCAAG GAGCCAGAAACAAAGGGCTCTGCCAAGAAGAAGCAGAAGACAAGTGCTACACCAGGCAAATTCAAGAAGGGCAAATAA
- the LOC130547315 gene encoding myelin-associated glycoprotein-like isoform X1, giving the protein MSVFSFMALLFSTSVMLSSPSGDTYNAELSNITALSGSCVQIPCTYNVSDFEDKLIRAQRIFGIWLKTTHEMAGLIFNSNPPIIKGLSHIEMVGNLSRRECTTVFYNVTKNHSDVYYLRVQMEPDIFRATFMTPVNVTVLDVPNPPELNDVDEVMEGTTVSLRCSAEAPCPKKPPTLSWSYIPTSANITTQIQEKPDKTQSVISTMTFNASYTDHKKNISCTVTYPTHISKDTTVENTITLQVLFFPKETHIKLEPNASVSAGTNVTLTCKSKANPSYDMNYTWYKRGEQKLLAFGEKMSFNVSKINEGCYFCRAENKYGAQTSEDIQLIVEAGFIVESSDTFIPLVAGCVGGALAFLLFFLLAMILYKKRKQRTQASNKPVVGEADLSDQDQNKDEPVSSIYMNNAFVSSEQPEMTNDESDTIHYGEINFSTIQTKNHTERSSGQEIIYAEVCHQGKKMNQD; this is encoded by the exons ATGTCGGTTTTCTCATTCATGGCTCTTCTGTTCAGCACATCTGTTATGTTATCTTCACCTTCAG GAGACACTTATAATGCTGAATTAAGTAACATAACAGCATTGAGTGGTTCTTGTGTGCAGATACCTTGTACATATAATGTGTCTGATTTTGAAGACAAATTAATAAGAGCGCAGAGGATATTTGGTATTTGGCTAAAGACGACACATGAGATGGCTGGTTTGATTTTCAACAGCAATCCACCTATCATTAAAGGATTAAGTCATATAGAGATGGTTGGAAATCTTAGTCGGCGTGAATGCACCACTGTTTTCTATAATGTCACGAAGAATCATTCAGACGTCTACTACCTCAGGGTGCAAATGGAGCCAGACATATTTAGAGCAACATTCATGACTCCCGTCAATGTTACAGTCTTAG ATGTGCCGAATCCTCCTGAACTGAATGATGTGGATGAAGTGATGGAGGGCACTACAGTCAGTCTGAGGTGTTCTGCTGAAGCTCCCTGCCCCAAAAAACCTCCTACATTATCCTGGTCTTACATCCCCACATCTGCCAACATCACAACACAGATACAAGAGAAACCTGATAAAACTCAATCTGTGATTTCCACAATGACCTTCAATGCTTCATACACGGATCACAAGAAGAACATCTCCTGCACTGTAACATATCCAACGCACATCTCTAAAGACACAACTGTGGAAAACACCATAACGCTACAAGTTCTGT TTTTCCCAAAAGAAACTCATATCAAACTCGAACCAAATGCTTCAGTCTCTGCTGGCACTAATGTGACTTTAACCTGCAAAAGTAAAGCAAATCCATCATATGATATGAACTACACCTGGTACAAACGTGGAGAGCAGAAACTTCTGGCATTCGGAGAGAAAATGTCCTTTAATGTCAGTAAGATCAATGAAGGGTGTTACTTCTGCAGAGCAGAGAACAAATATGGTGCACAGACATCAGAAGACATCCAGCTGATTGTTGAAG CCGGATTCATTGTAGAGTCGTCAGATACCTTCATTCCTTTGGTCGCAGGATGTGTTGGAGGCGCTTTAGCTTTTCTGCTGTTTTTTCTTCTGGCAATGATTTTGTACAAAAAAAG AAAACAACGGACACAAGCGTCAAATAAACCTGTCGTCGGGGAGGCTGACCTTTCTGACCAG GACCAGAATAAAGATGAGCCGGTCAGTtccatttatatgaacaatgcTTTTGTGTCGAGCGAGCAGCCTGAGATGACAAATGATGAGAGTGACACAATTCACTACGGCGAGATTAACTTCTCCACCATCCAAACCAAAAACCACACTGAAAGAAGCTCAGGTCAGGAGATCATATATGCTGAGGTGTGTCACCAAGGCAAAAAGATGAATCAGGATTAG
- the nanog gene encoding homeobox protein NANOG, producing the protein MADWKMPLSYNFNPSYHAYAYGLVYPQASEHGHPNLSWAEAAYTHTGGVTGSFYSTQTAQQSPPWSPENANNYGHFPGNTQNGRLIAYNKTELDSKAKDAEQAESDTPSDSEAHTPDSWSSGSSREGAALTNLNLPSWKDRDYESDSGSPDGSELFSNALSVATEEPVGLNLGAGGLPPVPPPATPPGRPAAQPRKTRAAFSEVQMNALIHRFNVQRYLTPAEMKTLAGTTGLTYKQVKTWFQNRRMKLKRHQRDSSWMTERYVINGASNTPAPSSQSQGDNPVPNQDPYSNPQLRESIFKRSPPQTPFYPSYPKPRSPPQATAIPPGNWPLPPAVMHYEFPNPTGYIQARVNASVNLSIHANVSGDVGETEGKGSSPTRMPSMPSATQWST; encoded by the exons ATGGCGGATTGGAAAATGCCATTGAGTTACAATTTCAACCCGTCTTATCACGCTTATGCGTACGGACTCGTGTACCCGCAAGCGTCTGAGCACGGCCACCCGAATCTGAGCTGGGCAGAGGCCGCTTATACTCACACCGGTGGGGTCACCGGGAGTTTTTACTCCACTCAAACAGCACAGCAATCGCCACCCTGGAGCCCAGAAAACGCCAATAACTACGGGCACTTCCCGGGCAACACGCAGAACGGACGACTCATCGCGTATAATAAGACCGAGCTTGACTCCAAAGCCAAGGATGCGGAGCAGGCCGAGAGCGATACACCCAGCGATTCAGAGGCCCATACGCCAG ATTCTTGGAGCTCCGGAAGCAGTCGAGAGGGGGCTGCGCTGACCAATCTGAACCTCCCTTCCTGGAAAGACCGGGACTATGAATCTGACAGTGGCAGTCCTGACGGCAGCGAGCTCTTCTCAAACGCTCTCTCCGTGGCGACCGAAGAACCAGTGGGTCTGAACCTGGGGGCGGGTGGCTTGCCCCCAGTGCCTCCACCAGCTACACCTCCGGGACGACCAGCGGCCCAGCCCCGCAAGACCCGGGCCGCTTTCTCAGAGGTGCAGATGAATGCTCTCATCCACAGGTTCAATGTCCAGAGGTATCTCACACCCGCGGAGATGAAAACTCTTGCGGGGACAACAGGGCTAACATACAAACAG GTGAAAACTTGGTTTCAGAATCGCAGGATGAAGCTCAAAAGGCATCAGAGAGATAGCAGTTGGATGACTGAGAGATACGTTATCAATGGTGCTTCTAACACGCCAGCACCATCATCTCAG TCCCAGGGTGATAACCCCGTACCAAACCAAGACCCCTACAGTAATCCTCAACTGAGAGAGTCTATATTCAAGAGGAGTCCTCCACAAACTCCATTCTACCCCAGCTATCCAAAGCCACGTTCTCCTCCTCAGGCCACTGCGATACCCCCAGGAAACTGGCCTCTGCCCCCAGCTGTGATGCACTACGAGTTCCCCAACCCTACTGGCTACATACAGGCCCGTGTCAATGCCAGCGTCAACCTCAGCATTCATGCCAACGTCAGTGGTGATGTCGGCGAAACTGAGGGCAAAGGTAGCAGTCCTACTCGAATGCCATCCATGCCTAGTGCCACCCAGTGGTCAACATAA
- the tm9sf1 gene encoding transmembrane 9 superfamily member 1 yields the protein MTARLECMGLLVAGRPMRLCVLVLCLLPHFGWAVSYNKGDPVILYVNKVGPYHNPQETYHYYTLPVCRPKEVRHKSLSLGEVLDGDRMAESLYKIRFKENSERQTLCQLTLSEKEVDLLREAVEELYYFEFVLDDIPIWGFVGYMEESGFLPHSHKVGLWTHLDFNIEYNGDSVIFANVSVKDVKPVPLEEGGVGHIAGGSLSVTHTYSVRWFESTLPHSRRAERLRDYSFFPKTLEIHWLSIINSLVLVVLLLGFVIIILMRVLKNDFARYNVEEDGACDDLDQGDNGWKIIHTDVFRFPPCKSLLCAVLGVGAQFLTLATGIIVMALLGMFNVHRHGAINSAAIVLYALTSCVSGYCSCSFYTQIQGQRWVWNIILTSALFSAPLFLTWSVVNSVHWWSGSTQALPATTVLLLLGAWLLVGFPLTVIGGIVGKNKAGNFQAPCRTRNIPRQIPQQPWYKHTAVHMAIGGFLPFSAISVELYYIFATVWGREHYTLYGILLCVFAILLSVGACISVALTYFLLSGEDYRWWWRSVLSTGSTGIFIFVYSLFYYHNRSNMSGLVQSVEFFGYSLLTAFVFSLMLGTVSFWASLAFIRYIYRSLKMD from the exons ATGACAGCAAGACTGGAATGTATGGGCCTGCTCGTTGCAGGTCGACCCATGAGGCTCTGCGTGCTGGTTCTGTGTCTGTTGCCTCACTTTGGCTGGGCGGTTAGTTACAACAAAGGAGATCCAGTGATCCTGTATGTTAACAAAGTTGGTCCATATCACAACCCCCAGGAAACCTATCACTATTACACACTCCCCGTCTGTAGACCTAAAGAG gtCCGTCATAAGTCTTTGAGTTTGGGAGAGGTGTTAGATGGAGACCGTATGGCAGAGTCTCTTTACAAAATCCGCTTCAAGGAAAACTCTGAGAGACAGACGCTGTGCCAGCTCACTCTTTCTGAGAAAGAG gtggacctgttgcgaGAGGCGGTGGAGGAGCTGTATTACTTTGAGTTTGTCCTAGATGACATTCCCATCTGGGGTTTTGTGGGATACATGGAAGAAAGTGGATTCCTGCCTCATAGTCATAAG GTGGGATTATGGACCCACTTAGACTTCAACATAGAGTACAACGGCGACTCTGTGATCTTTGCCAACGTGTCTGTGAAGGATGTGAAGCCTGTGCCATTAGAGGAAGGAGGGGTCGGCCACATTGCTGGTGGCAGTCTGTCGGTCACCCACACCTACAGTGTGCGCTGGTTTGAGAGCACGTTGCCCCACTCGCGCAGGGCGGAGCGTCTTAGAGACTATTCCTTCTTTCCCAAGACTCTGGAGATCCACTGGCTGTCCATCATCAACTCACTGGTGCTGGTGGTGCTACTGCTGGGCTTtgtcatcatcatcctcatgaGGGTGCTGAAGAACGACTTTGCCAG GTATAATGTGGAGGAGGATGGGGCTTGTGATGATCTGGATCAGGGAGATAACGGATGGAAAATCATCCACACGGATGTCTTTCGCTTCCCACCGTGCAAGAGCCTTCTATGTGCCGTTTTAGGGGTCGGGGCGCAGTTTCTGACACTGGCCACAG GAATCATTGTCATGGCACTTCTGGGGATGTTTAATGTCCATCGTCACGGTGCCATAAACTCAGCAGCAATTGTACTGTACGCTCTGACCAGCTGTGTATCAGGTTACTGTTCCTGCAGCTTCTACACACAGATTCAGGGTCAGCGCTGGGTCTGGAACATTATTCTCACGTCTGCACTTTTCTCTG CTCCTCTCTTCTTAACGTGGAGTGTTGTGAATTCTGTTCATTGGTGGAGCGGGTCAACCCAGGCCCTGCCTGCCACCACCGTGCTTCTGCTGTTAGGTGCCTGGTTGCTGGTGGGCTTCCCACTCACCGTCATCGGTGGAATCGTCGGAAAGAACAAAGCAGGCAACTTCCAGGCGCCGTGTCGTACACGCAACATCCCCCGTCAGATCCCCCAGCAGCCCTGGTACAAACACACGGCCGTGCACATGGCCATCGGAGGGTTCCTGCCTTTCAG TGCCATATCGGTAGAACTGTACTACATCTTTGCCACTGTTTGGGGCCGTGAACACTACACGCTGTACGGTATCCTGCTCTGTGTCTTTGCTATTTTGCTCTCCGTGGGTGCCTGCATCTCCGTGGCCCTCACCTACTTCCTGCTCTCAGGCGAGGACTACCGCTGGTGGTGGCGAAGCGTCCTGAGCACCGGATCCACTGGCATCTTTATATTCGTTTACTCTCTCTTCTACTACCACAATCGCTCCAACATGAGCGGCCTTGTACAGAGCGTGGAATTCTTTGGATATTCTTTGCTCACCGcgtttgttttctctctcatgCTGGGGACGGTCTCGTTCTGGGCCTCTCTGGCTTTCATCCGTTACATTTACCGTAGCCTTAAGATGGACTAA
- the LOC130547315 gene encoding B-cell receptor CD22-like isoform X2: protein MVGNLSRRECTTVFYNVTKNHSDVYYLRVQMEPDIFRATFMTPVNVTVLDVPNPPELNDVDEVMEGTTVSLRCSAEAPCPKKPPTLSWSYIPTSANITTQIQEKPDKTQSVISTMTFNASYTDHKKNISCTVTYPTHISKDTTVENTITLQVLFFPKETHIKLEPNASVSAGTNVTLTCKSKANPSYDMNYTWYKRGEQKLLAFGEKMSFNVSKINEGCYFCRAENKYGAQTSEDIQLIVEAGFIVESSDTFIPLVAGCVGGALAFLLFFLLAMILYKKRKQRTQASNKPVVGEADLSDQDQNKDEPVSSIYMNNAFVSSEQPEMTNDESDTIHYGEINFSTIQTKNHTERSSGQEIIYAEVCHQGKKMNQD from the exons ATGGTTGGAAATCTTAGTCGGCGTGAATGCACCACTGTTTTCTATAATGTCACGAAGAATCATTCAGACGTCTACTACCTCAGGGTGCAAATGGAGCCAGACATATTTAGAGCAACATTCATGACTCCCGTCAATGTTACAGTCTTAG ATGTGCCGAATCCTCCTGAACTGAATGATGTGGATGAAGTGATGGAGGGCACTACAGTCAGTCTGAGGTGTTCTGCTGAAGCTCCCTGCCCCAAAAAACCTCCTACATTATCCTGGTCTTACATCCCCACATCTGCCAACATCACAACACAGATACAAGAGAAACCTGATAAAACTCAATCTGTGATTTCCACAATGACCTTCAATGCTTCATACACGGATCACAAGAAGAACATCTCCTGCACTGTAACATATCCAACGCACATCTCTAAAGACACAACTGTGGAAAACACCATAACGCTACAAGTTCTGT TTTTCCCAAAAGAAACTCATATCAAACTCGAACCAAATGCTTCAGTCTCTGCTGGCACTAATGTGACTTTAACCTGCAAAAGTAAAGCAAATCCATCATATGATATGAACTACACCTGGTACAAACGTGGAGAGCAGAAACTTCTGGCATTCGGAGAGAAAATGTCCTTTAATGTCAGTAAGATCAATGAAGGGTGTTACTTCTGCAGAGCAGAGAACAAATATGGTGCACAGACATCAGAAGACATCCAGCTGATTGTTGAAG CCGGATTCATTGTAGAGTCGTCAGATACCTTCATTCCTTTGGTCGCAGGATGTGTTGGAGGCGCTTTAGCTTTTCTGCTGTTTTTTCTTCTGGCAATGATTTTGTACAAAAAAAG AAAACAACGGACACAAGCGTCAAATAAACCTGTCGTCGGGGAGGCTGACCTTTCTGACCAG GACCAGAATAAAGATGAGCCGGTCAGTtccatttatatgaacaatgcTTTTGTGTCGAGCGAGCAGCCTGAGATGACAAATGATGAGAGTGACACAATTCACTACGGCGAGATTAACTTCTCCACCATCCAAACCAAAAACCACACTGAAAGAAGCTCAGGTCAGGAGATCATATATGCTGAGGTGTGTCACCAAGGCAAAAAGATGAATCAGGATTAG